A stretch of the Neptunomonas phycophila genome encodes the following:
- a CDS encoding RluA family pseudouridine synthase encodes MTNLQKLTLNHTVTEASPSACKLLATISGLPKGRIKDAMNKGAVTIKRGKKTLRLRRAETAVKPGEVLGLHYDAALLSLKAPQVSCLEDRMGYSVWFKPAGVMSQGNQFGDHMSILRIAEIQLGMKREVFLVHRLDRETRGLMIIAHNKKMAAVLSNMFQEHKITKRYRAIVKGKAPEKITIDTPLDGKPSITHVTRIAYEETLDTSELDITLETGRTHQIRRHLASIDHPIMGDPKYGKDNKNRQGLQLVAYALEFICPIKRQQAIFALPEPFPRKP; translated from the coding sequence ATGACTAATTTACAGAAGCTAACGCTTAACCACACCGTAACAGAAGCCTCACCTAGCGCCTGCAAACTACTAGCAACTATTTCAGGTTTACCTAAAGGCCGCATTAAAGATGCAATGAATAAAGGGGCTGTGACAATCAAACGTGGAAAAAAAACGCTGAGATTGCGCAGAGCCGAAACAGCGGTCAAACCCGGCGAAGTATTAGGGTTACACTATGATGCGGCGCTGCTTAGCTTGAAAGCCCCTCAAGTATCATGTCTTGAAGACCGTATGGGCTATTCGGTCTGGTTTAAACCTGCAGGAGTCATGTCGCAAGGCAACCAGTTTGGCGATCATATGTCCATCTTACGTATTGCAGAAATTCAATTGGGTATGAAGCGCGAGGTCTTTTTAGTTCATCGGCTAGATCGTGAAACGCGTGGCCTAATGATAATTGCCCACAACAAGAAAATGGCAGCTGTACTATCCAACATGTTTCAAGAGCACAAGATCACTAAACGCTACCGAGCCATCGTCAAAGGAAAAGCACCCGAGAAGATAACGATCGACACTCCATTAGATGGTAAGCCCTCTATTACGCATGTCACGCGCATCGCGTACGAGGAAACGTTAGATACAAGCGAACTAGATATCACACTCGAAACCGGTCGAACCCATCAAATACGCCGTCATTTAGCTTCAATTGATCATCCAATTATGGGTGATCCTAAATACGGTAAAGACAATAAAAACAGGCAGGGATTACAACTGGTTGCTTATGCTCTTGAATTTATTTGCCCGATCAAACGGCAACAAGCGATATTCGCATTACCAGAACCTTTCCCACGCAAACCTTAG
- a CDS encoding TlyA family RNA methyltransferase: protein MQRADVLLVERQQAKTRTHAQRLIKQGHVLLKTGTTTQPLTKVGLKVSPDCELIVTAQPDKYVSRGAIKLEGALADFGIEVTGKVAIDVGQSTGGFTDCLLQHGAKAVVGIEVGHDQLDVSLRNDPRVTCYEGMNARSLPADLLEHTLPRGKGFDIAVMDVSFISQTKILPSLTPLLKSNGHLISLVKPQFEVGKAGIGKGGIVKDASLFLQVEHVIRTTCQELNLKVLGYMESPITGGDGNREFLLWAQKNND from the coding sequence ATGCAACGAGCCGATGTTCTCTTAGTAGAACGCCAACAAGCCAAAACGCGCACCCACGCCCAACGCTTAATCAAACAAGGCCATGTCCTCCTAAAAACAGGGACAACCACACAGCCACTTACCAAAGTGGGCCTTAAAGTGTCTCCTGATTGTGAACTTATCGTAACGGCTCAACCGGATAAATACGTCTCGCGCGGCGCTATCAAATTGGAGGGTGCACTCGCGGATTTTGGAATTGAGGTAACAGGCAAAGTCGCAATTGACGTAGGCCAGTCTACTGGCGGTTTTACCGACTGTTTACTGCAGCACGGCGCAAAAGCTGTTGTGGGTATCGAAGTAGGACACGACCAATTGGATGTGAGCTTGCGCAATGACCCGCGTGTTACGTGTTACGAAGGGATGAACGCCCGATCCCTTCCTGCAGACTTACTAGAGCATACTCTACCTCGTGGCAAAGGGTTTGATATTGCAGTGATGGACGTGTCCTTTATTTCGCAAACTAAAATTCTCCCCTCGCTTACGCCCTTACTAAAAAGCAACGGTCATTTAATATCGTTAGTTAAACCACAGTTTGAAGTAGGCAAAGCCGGGATAGGTAAAGGCGGAATAGTTAAAGACGCGAGCCTCTTCTTGCAAGTCGAGCACGTTATCCGCACAACCTGCCAAGAGCTCAACCTCAAGGTGCTTGGTTATATGGAAAGCCCTATTACCGGCGGTGATGGGAATCGAGAATTTCTTTTGTGGGCGCAAAAAAATAATGACTAA
- a CDS encoding Lrp/AsnC ligand binding domain-containing protein encodes MRKIDRIDRNILTTLQKEGRISYTDLADKVGLSTTPCIERVKRLEKDGFIEGYFARLNPEAMGYTMLVFVEISLSYQSPDAFEKFNRAVNLLPYIMECHLVSGDSDYLLKARIKDMSEYRALLGDMLLTLPGVKNSKSYIVMEEVKESFNIPVPTP; translated from the coding sequence ATGAGAAAAATAGATCGAATTGATCGGAATATCTTAACTACACTTCAAAAGGAAGGTCGTATCTCATATACCGATCTTGCGGACAAAGTCGGCTTATCGACAACACCCTGTATTGAGCGCGTTAAACGCCTTGAAAAAGACGGCTTCATTGAAGGCTATTTCGCACGCCTCAACCCCGAAGCAATGGGATACACCATGCTGGTATTTGTTGAAATATCCTTATCCTACCAATCCCCAGATGCATTCGAAAAATTTAATCGCGCAGTTAACCTACTACCCTACATTATGGAATGCCATCTTGTATCGGGTGATTCTGACTACTTGCTTAAGGCACGCATCAAAGACATGTCGGAATACCGAGCCTTGCTGGGCGATATGCTATTGACCCTACCCGGCGTTAAGAATTCAAAAAGTTATATTGTGATGGAAGAAGTCAAAGAATCCTTTAACATCCCAGTCCCTACACCTTAA
- a CDS encoding D-amino acid dehydrogenase — translation MNIIVLGSGVVGVTTAYYLAKEGHAVTVVDRQPAAALETSYGNAGQISPGYSSPWAAPGVPLKAIKWMMQDLAPLRVKPSLDPVFLKWMFQMLRNCSQDAYRINKSRMLRVAEYSRDCLNEITADNAIDYDRRSGGTLQVFRSDKQVEAAQADIAILEECGVRYESLSQAECVTAEPALAHVKEKIVGGLRLPGDATGDCFKFTQGLAAVCESLGVVFKYNTEIESLQHTAGNITGVKLNNGELMTADRYVVALGSYSPMLLNPLGIKSPIYPVKGYSLTLPIIDESRAPVSTVMDETYKVAVTRFDDRIRVGGTAELTGYDLSLKPDRRKNADFVVTDLFNGGGDLEKAEFWTGLRPMTPDGTPMLGATQYGNLFLNTGHGTLGWTMAAGSARYVCDVMTGRTPDIDPAGLGVERYN, via the coding sequence ATGAACATAATCGTACTGGGAAGCGGCGTTGTAGGTGTAACTACAGCCTATTATTTAGCAAAAGAAGGTCATGCAGTTACCGTGGTTGATCGTCAGCCAGCAGCGGCATTGGAAACCAGTTACGGTAATGCCGGCCAAATATCACCGGGCTATTCATCGCCTTGGGCTGCACCTGGCGTACCATTAAAAGCTATTAAATGGATGATGCAGGACTTAGCGCCGCTTCGCGTCAAACCTTCTCTGGACCCCGTTTTTCTAAAATGGATGTTTCAGATGCTCCGCAATTGTTCACAAGATGCGTATCGTATTAACAAGTCTCGCATGTTAAGAGTAGCTGAATACAGCCGTGATTGCTTAAATGAGATCACCGCTGATAACGCTATTGATTATGATCGCCGCTCTGGCGGTACCTTGCAAGTATTTAGGTCGGATAAACAGGTCGAAGCAGCACAAGCTGACATCGCTATTCTGGAAGAGTGCGGTGTGCGCTATGAGTCATTGAGTCAGGCTGAATGTGTCACTGCAGAACCTGCATTGGCCCATGTCAAAGAAAAAATAGTCGGCGGCTTACGTTTGCCGGGTGATGCTACTGGCGATTGTTTTAAGTTTACTCAAGGCCTCGCAGCGGTTTGTGAATCATTGGGTGTGGTTTTTAAATACAATACAGAGATCGAATCTTTACAGCACACAGCAGGCAATATCACAGGTGTGAAGCTGAATAACGGCGAGCTAATGACAGCTGATCGTTATGTGGTGGCATTAGGGAGTTACAGCCCTATGCTACTTAATCCACTCGGTATTAAATCGCCTATTTACCCTGTTAAAGGCTACTCATTGACCTTGCCGATCATTGATGAATCGCGCGCGCCGGTTTCCACTGTCATGGATGAAACTTACAAAGTGGCGGTCACCCGCTTTGATGATCGTATTCGTGTAGGAGGTACTGCCGAGCTGACTGGTTACGATTTGAGCCTGAAGCCTGATCGTCGTAAAAATGCAGATTTCGTGGTAACGGATTTGTTTAACGGTGGTGGCGATCTAGAAAAAGCAGAGTTTTGGACAGGCTTGCGCCCAATGACTCCTGACGGCACGCCAATGCTGGGTGCTACTCAATATGGCAACCTGTTCTTGAACACCGGTCATGGTACATTGGGATGGACGATGGCGGCCGGATCTGCACGTTATGTCTGCGATGTAATGACAGGCCGTACACCGGATATTGATCCTGCGGGATTAGGTGTAGAAAGGTATAATTAA
- a CDS encoding RidA family protein: MNRSTISTDKAPAAIGTYSQAVKAGNTVYFSGQIPLVPETMEMVTESFEAQAVQVFENLKAVAEAADGSLADFVKITILLSDLKYFGQVNEIMARYFSEPYPARAAYAVKALPKDADIEIEAVMVTAN, translated from the coding sequence ATGAACCGTAGCACTATCTCTACAGACAAAGCGCCAGCAGCAATTGGTACATACTCACAAGCGGTTAAAGCCGGTAACACGGTTTATTTTTCGGGGCAAATTCCTTTAGTGCCGGAAACCATGGAAATGGTTACTGAGTCGTTTGAAGCGCAAGCTGTTCAGGTCTTTGAAAACTTAAAAGCTGTAGCAGAAGCGGCAGACGGTTCTTTGGCTGATTTTGTGAAAATTACTATTTTGTTATCTGACCTTAAATACTTCGGTCAAGTGAACGAAATCATGGCGCGTTACTTCTCTGAGCCTTATCCTGCTCGCGCCGCTTATGCAGTTAAAGCACTGCCTAAAGACGCAGACATCGAAATTGAAGCCGTTATGGTTACAGCTAACTAA
- the alr gene encoding alanine racemase, translated as MGRAARAVINLPAILNNYRLAKSLAAGAKAVAVVKADAYGHGATRVARFLEADADAFGVACIEEAMELRAAGIKKPILLLEGFFTADELPVIAEQNFWTSLHRAEQVEMIRNTDLSTPINVWLKMDSGMHRLGIEPEHFADTYQQLSSLSQVNEVVLMSHLACADELNSSHTRHQIDTFNSAVIGIDAPHSIANSPATLAWPELHRDWIRPGLMMYGASPFSESVEAASQLQCAMTLETEVIAIHTIQPGESVGYGATFTCERTTKVGTVAIGYGDGYSRHAGSGTPVFVNGQRTHIIGRVSMDMCTVDLTDLQDVSVGSRVELWGSELSVNEVAEHSGTIPYTLFTGVTKRVPRIYIES; from the coding sequence ATGGGTCGCGCTGCACGTGCTGTTATTAACCTGCCTGCTATTTTAAACAATTACCGTTTGGCTAAGTCTTTAGCCGCGGGGGCCAAAGCTGTGGCCGTCGTTAAAGCTGATGCCTATGGTCATGGTGCTACACGCGTGGCCCGTTTTTTAGAGGCGGACGCTGATGCGTTTGGTGTGGCGTGCATCGAAGAAGCAATGGAGCTGCGTGCAGCCGGTATCAAGAAACCTATCCTTTTGCTGGAAGGTTTTTTTACAGCGGATGAGCTGCCTGTCATCGCAGAACAGAACTTCTGGACTTCATTGCATCGTGCCGAGCAGGTAGAGATGATTCGCAACACGGATTTGTCGACACCGATTAATGTATGGTTGAAAATGGATTCGGGTATGCACCGCTTAGGTATTGAGCCCGAGCATTTTGCCGATACCTATCAGCAGCTTTCGAGCTTATCTCAGGTTAACGAAGTGGTCTTAATGAGCCATTTGGCGTGTGCAGATGAACTAAATTCTTCCCATACGCGTCATCAAATTGATACTTTTAACTCGGCTGTTATTGGTATTGATGCTCCTCACAGTATCGCTAACTCGCCCGCCACCTTGGCTTGGCCAGAGCTGCACCGTGACTGGATTCGTCCTGGTCTGATGATGTATGGGGCTTCTCCTTTTTCTGAATCAGTTGAAGCCGCCTCTCAGTTGCAGTGCGCTATGACCCTAGAAACAGAAGTGATTGCTATTCACACGATTCAGCCGGGTGAGTCCGTCGGTTATGGAGCAACCTTTACTTGCGAGCGAACCACTAAAGTAGGCACGGTGGCGATTGGTTACGGTGATGGTTACTCACGCCATGCAGGTAGCGGCACACCGGTTTTCGTTAATGGTCAGCGTACTCATATCATAGGACGTGTTTCGATGGATATGTGCACAGTCGACTTGACTGATTTGCAAGATGTCTCCGTGGGCAGCCGTGTTGAGTTATGGGGTAGTGAGTTAAGCGTTAACGAGGTGGCAGAGCACTCAGGGACAATCCCTTATACTTTGTTCACCGGTGTAACCAAACGTGTGCCACGCATTTATATTGAATCTTAA
- a CDS encoding sensor domain-containing diguanylate cyclase: MFRFRKPERRSTLDVWIACGFFLVAYIAAALLDLNDSWRLWTQPFRMIGLDALPMALAITVGIVVWFAWRRWQEGEESRLALSETVERLQVEVEERKHAQEIAQVLSETKNEVLDNEYQRSEQLAQVSKMGDFLAAASSPEELKEISAKCLRNLLPHLTVGVMFADKSFSRWQLHSAWGEHHERIHPHVDAEQCWVLRRGQQYADQSNTQTMLCNEANVTELKTVACYPIFCREMQFGVLHIRSAEWQEHILSAEEEKMIVGVCNTIGLHFYNAQLRAELSMASNRDELTGLLNRRGLGNTLKREITAAGQQGYKVTVAMIDIDHFKAYNDTYGHPEGDKALKFIAEQLASNLRARDVVARYGGEEFILVLPNTTKAEAYKKLKAMLVSINKASVSSSECCKPITLSIGIATSPDDQTDEERLVKLADTALYAAKKRGRNCVIPYISPHANNRIATTQA, translated from the coding sequence ATGTTTAGGTTTCGAAAACCAGAGCGTAGAAGTACGCTAGATGTATGGATCGCTTGTGGGTTCTTTCTTGTAGCCTATATCGCGGCAGCCTTACTTGATTTGAATGATAGCTGGCGTCTGTGGACACAGCCATTTCGCATGATCGGGTTAGATGCGCTTCCTATGGCGTTGGCTATTACGGTAGGTATCGTAGTGTGGTTTGCGTGGAGGCGTTGGCAAGAAGGTGAAGAAAGCCGATTAGCTTTATCCGAGACGGTTGAGCGTCTCCAAGTGGAGGTAGAAGAGCGTAAGCACGCACAAGAAATCGCTCAAGTATTATCCGAAACCAAAAACGAAGTACTCGATAACGAGTATCAGCGCTCAGAGCAACTAGCCCAAGTGAGCAAGATGGGTGATTTTCTCGCGGCGGCTTCGTCGCCTGAAGAGCTTAAAGAAATCTCCGCTAAATGTTTACGCAACTTGCTGCCGCACTTAACAGTGGGAGTCATGTTTGCTGATAAAAGCTTCTCGCGCTGGCAATTGCATTCTGCTTGGGGCGAGCACCATGAGCGTATACACCCGCATGTAGATGCTGAGCAGTGTTGGGTTTTGCGTCGAGGGCAGCAATATGCCGACCAATCTAATACGCAAACAATGCTCTGTAACGAGGCTAACGTAACTGAGTTAAAAACCGTTGCCTGTTATCCTATTTTCTGTCGAGAAATGCAGTTTGGTGTTCTGCACATACGTTCTGCCGAGTGGCAGGAGCATATTTTAAGTGCCGAAGAGGAAAAAATGATCGTCGGTGTATGTAACACCATCGGCTTACATTTTTATAATGCTCAATTACGTGCCGAATTAAGTATGGCGTCTAACCGAGATGAGCTAACCGGATTATTAAACCGCCGCGGGCTTGGTAATACGCTAAAGCGTGAAATTACGGCGGCTGGCCAGCAAGGGTATAAAGTAACCGTGGCGATGATCGATATTGATCATTTTAAAGCTTATAACGACACCTATGGCCACCCAGAAGGGGATAAGGCCCTCAAGTTTATTGCAGAGCAGCTAGCTTCAAATCTGCGTGCTAGGGATGTGGTAGCGCGTTATGGAGGGGAAGAATTTATCTTGGTGCTGCCCAACACGACCAAAGCGGAGGCTTACAAGAAGCTCAAAGCTATGTTGGTATCTATTAACAAGGCCTCTGTCAGCAGCAGTGAATGCTGTAAGCCAATCACGCTGTCTATTGGTATTGCCACCAGCCCGGATGATCAGACCGATGAAGAACGGCTCGTTAAACTGGCAGATACGGCTTTATATGCTGCTAAAAAGCGTGGCCGTAACTGTGTTATCCCCTATATTTCTCCTCATGCGAATAATCGTATTGCTACAACCCAAGCTTAG
- a CDS encoding DNA topoisomerase III: MILYIAEKPSLGRAIADVLPKPHKKAEGCVIAANGDVVSWCIGHLLEQCDPDAYDERYKKWREEDLPIVPDQWQLTPKRETRKQLTVLRKLIKEADQLVHAGDPDREGQLLVDEVISYLKVPAQKRNAMLRCLISDLNPQAVKSALAKLRSNRDFIPLSTSALARSRADWLYGMNMTRLCTLRGQQSGYQGVLSVGRVQTPLLGLVVHRDLEIENFVSKPFYEVYITLETGKGELCRAKWKPSEACADYMDDEGRVLSKKLAENVVARVKHKPGIVVEVKNAKKKQPAPLPYNLSSLQIDAAKRFGMSAKQVLDACQQLYERHKLITYPRSDCRYLPLEHWKNATQVVSAINRSCDSLAQAVSGADTSIKSKAWNDSKVSAHHAIIPTAKVQDVSKLSKSEAQVYELIARQYLMQFYPPFEYAEKQIDTEVMGGLFIAKQKDTLAEGWKILLPKRTRAESSPTGQGVDTVDGEPSLGRLPAVLKGDAVHCQQADVHEKQTSPPKYFTDATLLSAMTGIARYVSDTAIRKVLRETDGLGTEATRAGIIELLFKRGFLTRVSKDIRATEVGRQLIISLPDAVSYPDMTAHWESQLTAISQRELNYAGFLEPMTNGLENLLAQVKGVTFHGLAGKGKAPYKAKARRKSRVKKPASKA; encoded by the coding sequence ATGATTTTATACATCGCAGAAAAACCGAGTCTTGGACGAGCAATTGCGGACGTGCTGCCAAAACCGCATAAAAAAGCCGAAGGCTGCGTGATCGCCGCCAACGGTGATGTGGTTAGTTGGTGCATAGGTCACCTATTAGAGCAGTGCGACCCTGATGCCTATGATGAGCGTTATAAAAAATGGCGTGAAGAAGACCTACCCATCGTTCCTGATCAGTGGCAATTGACACCCAAAAGAGAGACGCGAAAACAGCTGACTGTATTGAGAAAGCTAATAAAAGAAGCCGATCAATTAGTCCATGCGGGGGACCCAGACCGCGAAGGGCAATTGCTGGTGGATGAGGTTATTAGTTATCTCAAGGTGCCTGCGCAAAAACGTAATGCAATGCTGCGCTGTTTAATTAGTGATTTAAACCCGCAGGCCGTAAAGTCAGCACTGGCTAAGCTTCGCTCTAATCGAGATTTTATACCGTTATCTACGTCGGCGTTAGCACGCTCGCGTGCCGATTGGTTGTATGGGATGAACATGACGCGCTTATGTACCTTGCGAGGGCAGCAATCAGGCTATCAGGGTGTGTTGTCGGTAGGGCGCGTGCAAACCCCGTTATTAGGCTTAGTTGTTCATCGTGATCTTGAGATAGAGAACTTTGTCTCTAAGCCGTTCTATGAGGTTTATATTACCTTAGAAACAGGTAAGGGTGAGCTATGCAGAGCCAAATGGAAACCTAGTGAAGCTTGTGCTGACTACATGGATGATGAAGGGCGTGTTTTGTCTAAAAAACTAGCCGAAAACGTAGTGGCTCGGGTTAAGCATAAGCCAGGTATTGTTGTTGAGGTTAAAAATGCAAAGAAAAAGCAACCCGCACCTTTACCTTATAATTTATCATCTTTGCAGATAGATGCGGCTAAGCGTTTTGGTATGAGCGCTAAACAGGTGCTTGATGCTTGCCAGCAACTATACGAGCGTCATAAATTAATTACCTATCCTCGGTCGGATTGTCGATATTTGCCCCTTGAGCATTGGAAAAATGCTACTCAAGTGGTCTCAGCCATTAATCGGTCATGTGATTCGTTGGCGCAAGCGGTCAGTGGAGCCGATACCTCTATAAAAAGTAAGGCATGGAATGACTCGAAGGTGAGCGCCCATCATGCCATTATCCCCACGGCTAAAGTGCAGGATGTCTCTAAGCTTTCAAAGAGTGAAGCCCAAGTTTATGAGTTGATTGCTCGCCAGTATCTAATGCAATTTTATCCGCCATTTGAGTACGCCGAGAAGCAAATTGATACCGAAGTTATGGGTGGGCTGTTTATTGCGAAACAAAAGGATACGCTGGCTGAAGGCTGGAAAATACTGTTGCCCAAGCGCACCCGTGCAGAGTCGTCGCCTACAGGGCAGGGCGTAGATACTGTTGATGGTGAGCCCTCATTGGGACGTTTACCTGCAGTGCTAAAAGGTGATGCCGTACATTGTCAGCAAGCAGACGTTCACGAAAAGCAAACCAGCCCACCTAAATATTTTACAGATGCAACATTACTGTCCGCCATGACGGGGATTGCTCGATACGTGAGTGATACAGCCATACGTAAAGTACTCCGTGAGACTGACGGATTAGGCACAGAAGCGACACGAGCCGGGATTATTGAGTTGCTATTTAAGCGCGGCTTTTTAACGCGAGTTTCCAAAGACATACGCGCGACAGAGGTGGGTCGGCAGCTGATAATTAGCTTGCCGGACGCTGTTAGCTATCCTGATATGACCGCGCATTGGGAATCGCAGTTAACGGCTATTAGCCAGCGCGAGCTCAATTATGCCGGTTTTTTAGAGCCTATGACTAATGGCTTAGAAAATCTATTAGCACAAGTTAAAGGGGTGACATTTCACGGCTTGGCGGGTAAAGGAAAAGCACCGTATAAAGCAAAAGCGAGGCGTAAGTCGCGCGTGAAAAAGCCAGCGTCTAAAGCTTGA
- a CDS encoding DNA topoisomerase I, producing MQQESVLYLIIIAAIGLAALGLNHFISRREHAAEVKQERLKDLRTQTFHILDTITALKAAGCKNDILDRLNQHAMVLIEEVSMLAPDSDLMTQVNNQKETADRTMPSHTQFTSDKELKKFQIYVNYTEKLLKKMLAKGKISPIQARNYGQELYWLNISVVADAHIMQAKMLLESGDKLIALSHLKHAKAVVVRAMVAQHLKQPKLNEIQPLIKELEPKRSSYGGTLEDSISDIN from the coding sequence ATGCAGCAAGAAAGCGTACTTTATCTAATCATAATAGCGGCAATCGGTCTGGCTGCATTAGGGCTTAACCATTTTATATCAAGACGTGAACATGCAGCCGAAGTCAAGCAAGAGCGCTTAAAAGATTTACGCACTCAGACATTTCATATTCTAGATACGATCACGGCATTAAAAGCCGCTGGCTGTAAAAATGACATTCTAGATCGCTTAAACCAGCACGCGATGGTTCTTATCGAAGAAGTCAGCATGCTAGCTCCCGATTCCGACTTAATGACACAAGTGAACAACCAAAAAGAAACGGCTGATAGAACCATGCCTAGTCACACGCAGTTTACGAGTGACAAAGAGCTCAAAAAGTTTCAAATTTACGTAAACTACACCGAAAAACTACTAAAAAAGATGCTCGCGAAGGGAAAAATATCTCCCATTCAAGCACGAAATTACGGCCAAGAACTGTACTGGCTCAACATTTCAGTTGTAGCCGATGCGCATATCATGCAAGCCAAAATGCTACTTGAATCCGGGGATAAACTGATAGCGTTATCTCACCTCAAGCACGCCAAAGCGGTTGTTGTCCGCGCGATGGTTGCTCAGCATCTTAAACAGCCTAAACTCAATGAAATACAGCCTTTAATTAAAGAGCTAGAACCTAAACGCAGCAGCTATGGCGGCACGTTAGAGGACTCAATTTCAGACATCAATTAA